From Chloracidobacterium thermophilum B:
TCCGGGTCGCGCCGCAGCCAGAACTGCTCGATGAATTCCTCGCGCTCTTCGTCGGTCTGAAGCTTCTTGAAGGCTGCGCGCTCTTCCGGCGTGATGATGTAGTCCACGTCCTCGTTGACCCAACGCTGGTAGATTTTGTCGAGTTCGATCTTGCGCTGTTTCTTCTTCCTGGGTTGTGAATCTTCCTGCCCGTATGTCGCCAGTGGTGCCAGCGCCGTGGCAATCCCCAGCCCCGTGGCTAGCACCAGACGCCCAATATCCTTCAGGCTTAACATGGTCGGCAAAACCTCCACGACCGCTTCCGTGTTTTTGAAACCAAGGGTTACGTACCCAGCCGAAGCCGCTCCCGTCAGTGCGCTCCGGGAGCCGTTCATCAATGCAAACCTGAGTTTAGAACACCTGCCGGCCGGCGGCGCAAGTCCAGGGAAACAGGACTTTGCAGCGGCGCGGCGGCTTCCGCCACCTTGCCAGGCGCACATTCAGATGCACCGGGCCGCACAAGGCCGGGCGCACTATGCGGAGGCAGGCTCAATAGCCACCGCGCGCCGCCGTAAAACCGGCGACACGCCGGCAAAGATAATCCCACTAAGCGCCGTGGCGGCCACACACAGCAACATTGCCTGCCGAAGCGCCTCGGTCATCACGGATGCCGAAGCATGCTCACCGGCAATCACATCCGACAGGAATCCCACAATCACCGGCGAAGGCATATCCCCCAGGATATGAATGGCAAACATGTAGAAGGCAATAGCCGTGGCGCGCAGCGAGGCGGGAACGAGATCGGTGACGATGGCTGCAACGGGTCCGTGGTAGAAGCTCATAAAGAACGTGGCAATGAAACCAGCCGTGATGAACTGGCCCAACGTCGGGGCATACAAGCCCCAGTACAGGAAGGGTGCGCCGAGCAGAAAGGCCACGGCCATAGTGAGCGCCCGGCCGGCCGCAAATCGCTGCTGCAACCAGTCGGCAACAACCCCCCCGGCAATTACCCCTAGAAAAGCTGCGATGACGATGGGCGTCAGTCGTACGGCGGCCTGTGACGAGGGAACGGCATAGACTTCCGTGACCAGCTTCGGCAGGAAGTGCACCAGAGCCCCGGCGGCGAAGGTTATGCAGGCCGCTCCGGCAATCACCAGCCAAAACGACTTGATCTGCAACACCTGAACCGTGTCGGCCCATTTTGGCGGTTCGGTCAGGTGACTGCGTGGCGGCTCACGAAACAGCCAGACGACAACGGTCAGCAGCAGGCCCGGCAGGCCGACGACGAAAAAACAGGCCCGCCAGCCGATTTTCTCGCTCAACACGCCGCCCAGCACCAACCCCACGGCCGCGCCAATGACCAGTCCAAGATTGAAAATCCCGATGACCTTGGCCCACATCCGCGCCGGGAACATGTCACTGAGCAGGGAGGTGGCCGCCGGCGCGTAAGCTGCTTCGCCCACCCCCACCGCGCCACGTGCCAGCAGGAGGTGACTGTAGGATGACGCAAATCCGGCCCCTGCCGTCGCCAGACTCCAGAAGCCGACACCGGCGGCAATGATTTTCCGGCGCGCCACACGGTCGGCGAGAACCCCCAGTGGAATGGCCGCCAGGGAATGCACCAGCATAAAGGCCGTCCCGAGGAACCCGACCGCAGTGTTGCTCAGATTCAGCTCGTCCTGAATGGGCTTGAGTAAGGGCGGGATAATTTGCCGGTCAACGTAGTTGACAACCTGCACCAGGGTAAGGATGAACAGGATGTACCAAGCATAACGCGAAGCTGACGCCGAAGCCCCGGCGTCAGCCGCGTCCGTCGTCGCAGGCGCAACCCGATGGGGCGCCGGAACATGACTC
This genomic window contains:
- a CDS encoding spinster family MFS transporter, with translation MSHVPAPHRVAPATTDAADAGASASASRYAWYILFILTLVQVVNYVDRQIIPPLLKPIQDELNLSNTAVGFLGTAFMLVHSLAAIPLGVLADRVARRKIIAAGVGFWSLATAGAGFASSYSHLLLARGAVGVGEAAYAPAATSLLSDMFPARMWAKVIGIFNLGLVIGAAVGLVLGGVLSEKIGWRACFFVVGLPGLLLTVVVWLFREPPRSHLTEPPKWADTVQVLQIKSFWLVIAGAACITFAAGALVHFLPKLVTEVYAVPSSQAAVRLTPIVIAAFLGVIAGGVVADWLQQRFAAGRALTMAVAFLLGAPFLYWGLYAPTLGQFITAGFIATFFMSFYHGPVAAIVTDLVPASLRATAIAFYMFAIHILGDMPSPVIVGFLSDVIAGEHASASVMTEALRQAMLLCVAATALSGIIFAGVSPVLRRRAVAIEPASA